Within the Enterococcus hirae ATCC 9790 genome, the region CTTCACCATATTCTTTGAACGCATCTGCGATTTTGGCTTTGGCTTCAGCTTCGGCCGCTCCTTTGGCTAAAGTCGCTTCCGCTTCCGCTTGACCAGCTAACCGGGTTTTATTGGCTTCGGCTTGTGCCAGTGCTTCAACGCGGAATTGTTCAGCTTCGGCTTCAGTTACTTCTTTTACCTTTTGAGCTTGTGCTTCTTGTTCTTTGGCATAACGATCCGCATCGGCTTTTTTCTTCACTTCTGAATCGTATTGTTTCTCACGACGAATGATTTCTTTTTCTTCTAATTCAATTTGTTTTTGTCGTTCAATGACTTTTACTTCCATTTCTTGTTCAACAACATGTTGTTGCGCCCGAGCGCTTTCCAAGTTATAGGCTTGGTCTGCTTTGGCTTTTGCAATATCTTGTTCTTGCTTGTAAGAAGCTAGTTTTAATTCTTTTTCTTTGATTGATTCTGCAATTTCCGTCTGTCTTTGTAGTTCCGCTGCTTGAGAATCTTTTTCAGCTTCTGCTTTTTTAATACGTGTTTCTTTTAACGCTTCTGCTTCCGCAATATCTGCGTCACGTTTCACTTGGGCGATCCGTGGTTTCCCTAAAGAATCTAAGTAACCGTTTTTATCACGAACTTCTTTGATCGTAAACGAAACAATGATCAATCCCATTTTCGCTAAATCAACAGATGCCACTTCTTGAACGCTTTGACTAAATTTGTCGCGGTTTTGATAAATTTCTTCTACAGTCATGGAACCCAAAATGGAACGAAGATGCCCTTCCAAAACTTCTCTTGCTTCATTTTCAAGTTCCTCACGTGTTTTACCTAGAAACTGTTCTGCAGCAGTCGCAATTTCTTCCACTGAAGAACCAATCTTGATGATCGAGGTGCCATCACACATCACTGGTACCCCTTGTTCAGTATAGACTTCTGGCGTCGAAACATCTAACTTGCTTGACAAGAGACTGATCCGATTCGAGCGTTGGAAAACTGGTAAAACAAATGCCCCGCCACCACGAACGATTTTGATTTTATTATTACTTTCATCTGCGTGGACATTTTTACTGCCTAAATAACTCCCGCTAATAATTAATGCTTCATCTGGTTTGGCAGTTTGATATTTTGCTACAAAGACGATCAGTAACATTAAAATGATCAAGACTGCAATAGCAATTGCGATATAAACTCCTGATATTTCCATTTCTTATACACTCCTTCATATTTTTAGCATGCCTTCATAAGGCGTTACATAACAAACTCTTTCTTTTACTTCAATGATCAAGACCTGTTCTCCTTGCTTAGCTGGTGAACTTTGTGGGGCATAAAAGCATGCAGGTCGCGTAATCGAACCAGTCACACTTTTTAATTGGATCTCCCCCATCCCTTTTAATGGTATGGGTGTAACTACGATCGCCATCTGTCCTTCAAGAGTTTTTTCTGATGCCGACAACGTACTTTCAGCATTTTTCATCGGCATTCGGACATAAAAATTGAGCAAAAACACTAAAACAGTTGCAATCGCCCCACTTGAAATCAATAGAAACAGCGAATCTAATTCTGTTAAGCGTTCTCCTAAATACCCAAACAGGCTGGTAAAAGTTAGCCAAGGGACAATGAGTATCGGGTCAATTGGACCATCGAAATCAAAAATATCTCCAAAGACTAGCAGAAAAACTGCAATCCCCGCACAAGTTAAAAGTGTATACCAATAAATCGTCTCTAATGCCACCCCTCCAATCATGTAATCGCCTCCTCCTCTGTTTTGTTCTATCATACCAATAGAATAACTTTCTGTATAGTTTGATCGATAATTTTGTTTTACCAATTTCCCAATGACGATTTAGCCAGTGGGGCGGACACCCCACCGGCAACAAAAGAACTTTGATGCGATCGTTTATTATTTTTGTTCGCTTCTTTTCTTTAAAAAGAAAATGGCTCATGCATCTAGTTTGTGAGTTGATTTTACCGTCATCCCTACAAAAGCTTTCTCTAATTCAACAAGAAGGAATAAAACCAATCCAGGTAGTAAACTGATGCTTGCTTCTTGGACAGTCAACGAAACTGTCCCAATCGCAATTTTTAATGGTGGGAACACTAACATCAATCCTTGTAAGAGGATCATCGCTCCAATCGAATAGAGTAATGCCCGATTTTCAAAAAGATCTTTTGTCAGACTAAATTCAGTCACTCTTCGACAATTAACCATGTAGAAGGCTTGTCCAAAAACCATCGCATTGATCAGAACGGTTTGTTTCGCTTCAGCAGGAACAAAATCCATTGCAACAAACCCTAAAATAGTCATGATGATCCCAACATATAAAATACGCAAAAGTGCATATTTTGATAGGATTTTTTCGTCAATTGGTCTCGGTGGACGATTCATAACATCTTGATCTGCTTTTTCAAAACCCAATGCGTATGAAAGGGTGATCGAAGCGACTAGATTTAACCACAAGATTTGTACAGTAGTTAAAGGTAATGGGAAATTTCCTACCAATGAAAAGAGCAATAGTAATCCTTGGGCTAAACAAGTTGGCAAATAAAAGAGAA harbors:
- a CDS encoding flotillin family protein, with product MEISGVYIAIAIAVLIILMLLIVFVAKYQTAKPDEALIISGSYLGSKNVHADESNNKIKIVRGGGAFVLPVFQRSNRISLLSSKLDVSTPEVYTEQGVPVMCDGTSIIKIGSSVEEIATAAEQFLGKTREELENEAREVLEGHLRSILGSMTVEEIYQNRDKFSQSVQEVASVDLAKMGLIIVSFTIKEVRDKNGYLDSLGKPRIAQVKRDADIAEAEALKETRIKKAEAEKDSQAAELQRQTEIAESIKEKELKLASYKQEQDIAKAKADQAYNLESARAQQHVVEQEMEVKVIERQKQIELEEKEIIRREKQYDSEVKKKADADRYAKEQEAQAQKVKEVTEAEAEQFRVEALAQAEANKTRLAGQAEAEATLAKGAAEAEAKAKIADAFKEYGEAAVLSMVIEMLPQLMKEAAQPLGNIEKISVVDTSNGSSENGGANRVTNYATNLLASTQETLKETTGLDIKDIIENLSNRGTMKQVNLYENGEQPDQAE
- a CDS encoding NfeD family protein; translation: MIGGVALETIYWYTLLTCAGIAVFLLVFGDIFDFDGPIDPILIVPWLTFTSLFGYLGERLTELDSLFLLISSGAIATVLVFLLNFYVRMPMKNAESTLSASEKTLEGQMAIVVTPIPLKGMGEIQLKSVTGSITRPACFYAPQSSPAKQGEQVLIIEVKERVCYVTPYEGMLKI